The genomic segment TGGTTTGGTGGCTTCTTTCAAACGGTAAGGGATCTTTTTTCTTTGTAAAAAATCGACAACAAACGGAACCGGAGTTCCCACAAACTTTGTGGAATCCAATGGATCATTTGCTGACTGGTTGGATTTTTTTTCTGTATTGGGTTCTGTTACGAGTAAGTAGATTTTTTCGCCGGAATGTGTTTCTTTCCCAGGACCAGGAATTTGGTCAACGATGGTGTCGGCAGGTTCATCACCCACTGCTGGCACATAAGTGATCCCACCAATTTGTAAAGGAACGTAGACTTCACCAGAAAGTACTTTTTCTAAAATAGCCTTGGCTCTTTTTAAATCTTGGCCTTTCACGTCAGGGATAGTGACTCGATCAAATCCAATATTCACAGTGAGATAGAGTTTGGATCCTGCTTCCACTTCCTTACCTGGATCAATGGATTGTGCGAGAATGATTCCATCAGTTTTTTCTGGAATTCTTTGGGTTTCTAAACGGACTTTGAGTTGGAGTCTTTGTAATTCGTTATGGACCTCAATGTAGTTTTTACCAATCACATAAGGCATCATCACCTTTTGTTCTTCTTTGGTTCGCACCACTACTACCATAAAAGCTGCCACAAAAAAAACAAGGAGCCCTAAACCAACAAATAGAACATAACCACTGTAAGGTAGGATTTTTAGAAACTTTTCTTTCACGTAAATGATTCTCCGGCTAAAACCCGCGCCCCATTGAAAAACTCAAATCCTTTCATGGGTTTTTTCCCTTCGGGTTGTAAGGTATCTATACCAAGCAGGTTTCCGTCTCCACAGAGGCAGAAAAGCCTTTTTTTCTGGTATAGAAAAAAGGAACCAGGACTTAGATCCAAAGGGATAGGAACCGGTTCCTCATCCTCTTTTAAAAGAAAGGATGAAATCAGGATCAATTTTTTCCCCCGAAATTCAGTCACGGCCAATGGATCTGGATAGAGGGCTCGGATCCGGTTGTTGATGTTTTTGGCAGGTTCCGACCATTGGATGGGGCGGTCACTCGCGGTGATTTTTTTGCAGTGGGTCGCTTCGGTTGCATTCTGCGGTTTTGCCACCCAAGGAGATTCTTTGGATTCTAATTCTCGCAAAAGCCGAATGAGTTCGGCTCCCCCTTCCTTGGTAATCGACTGCAAAAGAGATGCGGTGGTTTCTGAATCTGTCACCTTCCAAGATTTTTGAGAAATGATATCTCCTGAGTCGACTTCCTTCGCTAAAAATTGAATCGTAAATCCTGAACTCTCCTCTCCACTCAAAAGAAAACTTTGGACAGGGGAAGCGCCGCGGTATTTTGGGAGCAAACTTCCATGCAGGTTGATGCTTCCGAATTTCGGATCTTGGAACACAATTTCAGGAACAATCGATCCGTAAGCATACACAATATGAACAGGAGAACCGTATGATAAAATTTGTTTTTGGGCTTCCTCATCGGTTCGGAGTTTCGGCGATTGGATGACTGGAATGCCTTTCGCGATCGCAAGTTCCTTGACGGGAGTTGGTGTGATGATTTGTTTTCTTCCCACAGGTTTGTCGATGTTGGTCACAACAAAGTCTACTGTAAATCCAGCATCAAGTAAGATAGAGAGTAATTCCTTGGAATGTTCTGGGGATCCAAAGTATCCAATTGAAAGTTTCATAAATTTTTCCTATTAAACAAGTTCCAGAGGATCCAAATCATATTCAATATAACATTTGGAATCTGTTTTAAATTTGGTTTTGGTTTCACGTAAAAGATTGCGAAGTGAGGTAATGGATTTCGATTTTAACAAGATATGGTATCTAAAGTTATTATCAATCTTATAAAAAGGACATTGGCTTGGTCCAAGCAGGGTGATGGATGCATCCATATTTTCTTTTAAAAGTTCAGAATAAAGAACAGATTGTTTGTTTGCAATTTCTTCATATTTAGACCGAAAGACAAGTCTCGCCAAACGAGAAAAAGGTGGATAGGATAAATCTCTTCTAAAAACAAGTTCCCATTCAAAAAAAGCAGGATAGTTTTGTTCCATTGCCATCTTGAGAACAGGGTGTTCGGGATCATTGGATTGGATGATTACTTCGCCTTTTTTCTCTCCCCGTCCTGCCCTTCCCGCCACCTGCGAAATGAGAGAATAAGTTCTTTCGCTACTGCGAAAATCAGGAACACCCAGACCATGGTTGGCATTTAAAATTCCGACAAGAGTGACGTTTGCATAATCAAGTCCTTTAGCAATCATTTGCGTTCCGGTAAGGATGTCTAAATTTCCTTCGCCTAACTTTTCTAGGACATCGCGGGTGACTTCTTTGTTTTTGGAACTGTCTTGGTCTAAACGTTCGATCCTTGCTTTCGGAAAATGAGAAAGTAAATACTCTTCTAATTTTTGTGTTCCAGCTCCAAACAAATCCAAATCATCTCCGTGAATCTGTTTTAAATTATGTAAGGTAGACTTGTACCCACAAAGATGGCAGCGAACGGTTTTATCTGAATGGTAACAAAGAGTTGCTGTACATTTCGGACAATGGACAAATTCTTTTGTGGTTGTGGAATAAATAAAAGGGTTATAACCCCGACGATTGAGAAGAATGATGGTTTGTTCTTCTTTTTTCAATCGATCCGCCACTTTAAATTGTAAGTCCCCCGAAAGAAGTTCGTTATCTTCTTTTTTCTCTGTAATTTCCACAGTAGGCAACTTGGCATGAGGATTGGCACGATCCTTTAGTTCAGAATATCCAATCTGACCTGCTTTTGCTAAATAATAAATTTCTAAACTCGGTGTTGCGGAACCTAACAACAATTTACCGTTAGTTTTCAAGATTCTTTGTAAAGCCACTTGCCTGACATGATACCGCGGAGAGCCATGTTCTTTGTAAGAACCATCATGTTCTTCATCTAAAATGATAAGTGCAATGTTGGACAAAGGAGCAAATACAGCGGAACGAGTTCCGATACAAATTCGTTTTTTTCCTTCTTTTAAATCCAAATAGTTTTGGAACTTTTCTGAAGTTCTTAAATGTGAATGTAAAACCGCCACTTGGCCAGGAAAGATCCTTTCAATCCTTGTGATGGTGGGATAAGTTAGAGAAATTTCAGGAACAAGAAAAATTACGGATCCTTTGGGTTTTCGGAGTATCTCTGCCATCAGATGCAGATACACTTCCGTTTTCCCGCTTCCTGTAATTCCGTATAACAAATGAGTGTTGGATTTCCCATTTGCATTAATTTCATCCAAGGCTTTTTTCTGCGAAGCGTTTAACGGATGTAACAGATCTGATTGGATTTGGACGGGAGTCGGTTTTTCCTTTTTTCGTTTTTTCCCTTTGGGAACCATTAA from the Leptospira congkakensis genome contains:
- a CDS encoding PASTA domain-containing protein, yielding MKEKFLKILPYSGYVLFVGLGLLVFFVAAFMVVVVRTKEEQKVMMPYVIGKNYIEVHNELQRLQLKVRLETQRIPEKTDGIILAQSIDPGKEVEAGSKLYLTVNIGFDRVTIPDVKGQDLKRAKAILEKVLSGEVYVPLQIGGITYVPAVGDEPADTIVDQIPGPGKETHSGEKIYLLVTEPNTEKKSNQSANDPLDSTKFVGTPVPFVVDFLQRKKIPYRLKEATKPEFRDSHGLVSSFELKPTGAEVGAFFLKPSESLVQDYEFLEYEVDDDDLYSAKVSYTKPGEDTEIEKEILTNQKLKEDEPVRFLIHRAGNVKITLIGKETGVAKVWKLKGTY
- the fmt gene encoding methionyl-tRNA formyltransferase, whose translation is MKLSIGYFGSPEHSKELLSILLDAGFTVDFVVTNIDKPVGRKQIITPTPVKELAIAKGIPVIQSPKLRTDEEAQKQILSYGSPVHIVYAYGSIVPEIVFQDPKFGSINLHGSLLPKYRGASPVQSFLLSGEESSGFTIQFLAKEVDSGDIISQKSWKVTDSETTASLLQSITKEGGAELIRLLRELESKESPWVAKPQNATEATHCKKITASDRPIQWSEPAKNINNRIRALYPDPLAVTEFRGKKLILISSFLLKEDEEPVPIPLDLSPGSFFLYQKKRLFCLCGDGNLLGIDTLQPEGKKPMKGFEFFNGARVLAGESFT
- the priA gene encoding replication restart helicase PriA, with the translated sequence MIQYAEVALNLSWESRTLTYEIPQEIKTLPRGVRVLVPLNGKEWEGVVIEIHSNEPNYETLSILKQIDLDPVLTEEQLELAHWMADSYLSSLGEALFLMVPKGKKRKKEKPTPVQIQSDLLHPLNASQKKALDEINANGKSNTHLLYGITGSGKTEVYLHLMAEILRKPKGSVIFLVPEISLTYPTITRIERIFPGQVAVLHSHLRTSEKFQNYLDLKEGKKRICIGTRSAVFAPLSNIALIILDEEHDGSYKEHGSPRYHVRQVALQRILKTNGKLLLGSATPSLEIYYLAKAGQIGYSELKDRANPHAKLPTVEITEKKEDNELLSGDLQFKVADRLKKEEQTIILLNRRGYNPFIYSTTTKEFVHCPKCTATLCYHSDKTVRCHLCGYKSTLHNLKQIHGDDLDLFGAGTQKLEEYLLSHFPKARIERLDQDSSKNKEVTRDVLEKLGEGNLDILTGTQMIAKGLDYANVTLVGILNANHGLGVPDFRSSERTYSLISQVAGRAGRGEKKGEVIIQSNDPEHPVLKMAMEQNYPAFFEWELVFRRDLSYPPFSRLARLVFRSKYEEIANKQSVLYSELLKENMDASITLLGPSQCPFYKIDNNFRYHILLKSKSITSLRNLLRETKTKFKTDSKCYIEYDLDPLELV